A genomic segment from Candidatus Hydrogenedentota bacterium encodes:
- a CDS encoding GAF domain-containing protein, producing MQQLIVEQQGLAPITVPLLDSVLMVGRAEDNNVMLVVDEVSRHHAKFQRRGENVVLVDLNSTNGTYVNRQRIVERVLAHEDEIWLGSKCRIIYRTDAPDPAPHEGSRESAVVQDLQRIRQEMESVERSMTLIGKSGATPAPRAGGKPAGTSDQDFLRMTKAFRRLSALYQASKLIASDFDLNKRLSAVLDTAIDALGAQRGFIMMKDEATSGLKVSVARQMGQDLQASSPSMGIAGRAAIDGEPVLMADRDSDAQLGGRESIIRQQIRSAMCVPLQVEDRILGAIYVDTRSHEVAFTQEDLELFLSLAAQSAMAIDNVRLYESMLESEKKRANLGRFLSPSIVEQIMKDDTALALGGNKQTVTTMFCDVRGFTPIAERIPPHDLVDMLNEHFTAMTSIIFGLEGTLDKYIGDEIMAVFGSPMSKGEDALRCVKAALFMQAKNDELNEKRAAVGKPLFELGIGVATGEAVAGYMGSPDRMEFTVIGDRVNTARRLCSIAEPGQVIVSQSTYEEVKEFVNARPIGTVVLKGKEEPVHAYEVESLQAAAVG from the coding sequence ATGCAGCAACTCATTGTCGAACAGCAGGGCCTTGCGCCGATTACCGTACCGTTGTTGGATTCCGTGCTCATGGTGGGCCGTGCGGAAGACAACAACGTGATGCTTGTCGTTGACGAAGTGTCGCGCCACCATGCGAAGTTCCAGCGGCGTGGGGAAAACGTCGTGCTGGTCGACCTGAACAGTACGAACGGCACGTATGTGAACCGGCAGCGAATCGTCGAACGGGTGCTTGCGCACGAAGACGAGATTTGGCTGGGGAGCAAATGCCGCATCATCTACCGCACCGACGCGCCCGATCCGGCGCCGCACGAAGGTTCGCGCGAATCCGCCGTCGTGCAGGACCTTCAGCGCATCCGACAGGAGATGGAATCGGTCGAGCGCAGCATGACTCTTATTGGAAAGTCAGGCGCAACACCGGCGCCGCGCGCGGGCGGCAAGCCCGCCGGCACGTCGGACCAAGATTTTTTGCGCATGACCAAGGCGTTCCGGCGGCTGTCGGCGTTGTATCAGGCGAGCAAATTGATTGCGTCGGATTTCGATTTGAACAAACGGTTGTCGGCGGTACTCGACACAGCGATCGACGCGCTGGGCGCGCAGCGCGGGTTCATCATGATGAAGGACGAGGCGACGAGCGGCCTAAAGGTCAGCGTCGCGCGGCAGATGGGGCAGGACCTGCAGGCGAGTAGCCCGAGCATGGGCATCGCGGGGCGCGCGGCGATTGACGGAGAACCGGTGCTGATGGCGGACCGCGACAGCGATGCGCAATTGGGCGGCCGTGAGAGCATCATTCGCCAACAGATTCGAAGCGCGATGTGCGTGCCGTTGCAGGTGGAAGATCGCATCCTCGGCGCAATCTATGTCGATACGCGCAGCCACGAGGTGGCGTTTACGCAGGAAGACCTCGAGTTGTTCCTGTCGCTCGCTGCGCAGTCGGCGATGGCGATTGACAACGTGCGGCTATACGAAAGCATGCTCGAATCCGAGAAGAAGCGGGCGAACCTGGGCCGTTTTTTGTCGCCGAGCATTGTCGAGCAAATCATGAAGGATGACACCGCGCTCGCGCTGGGCGGCAACAAGCAGACCGTAACGACGATGTTCTGCGACGTGCGCGGGTTTACGCCGATCGCGGAGCGCATTCCGCCGCACGATCTCGTGGACATGCTCAATGAGCACTTCACCGCGATGACGTCGATCATCTTCGGCTTGGAAGGAACGCTCGACAAGTACATTGGCGACGAGATCATGGCGGTATTTGGATCCCCCATGTCGAAGGGCGAGGACGCCTTGCGCTGCGTGAAGGCGGCGCTGTTCATGCAGGCGAAGAACGACGAGTTGAACGAGAAGCGCGCGGCGGTGGGTAAGCCGCTGTTCGAGCTTGGCATCGGCGTGGCGACGGGCGAGGCGGTCGCCGGATACATGGGGTCGCCGGACCGAATGGAATTTACGGTGATTGGCGACAGGGTCAACACCGCGCGGCGGCTTTGTTCCATTGCAGAGCCGGGACAGGTGATCGTGAGCCAATCAACGTACGAAGAAGTGAAGGAATTTGTGAACGCGCGACCAATTGGGACAGTTGTGTTGAAAGGCAAGGAAGAGCCGGTTCACGCGTACGAGGTGGAGTCGCTTCAGGCGGCCGCGGTTGGTTAG